Proteins from a single region of Dictyostelium discoideum AX4 chromosome 5 chromosome, whole genome shotgun sequence:
- the slmo gene encoding slowmo family protein, translated as MPLFETIKHTYKHLWSDASTASFRKYPSPERPDILSIDILSKEIDPTTGVLKCTKLIICKGNTPSWLKSILGSGECLFYEETTVDPKNKIMTLKTKNLNFTNILGVDEVCTYEQHPDNEEWTLFTQEATVTSSIFGVARKMEAFCLDRFVANAGKGRKIMEDTIIKVQKEAEESLASFDKTFTSIKHEAEQSFEKAFSTAEDILPIIKLDDKQSQTTQNTQSNNNKKK; from the exons atgcCTTTATTTGAAACAATTAAACATACATACAA acaTTTATGGTCAGATGCATCAACAGCAAGTTTTAGAAAATATCCATCACCAGAAAGACCAGATATATTGAGTATAgatattttatcaaaagaGATAGATCCAACAACAGGAGTATTAAAATgtacaaaattaattatatgtAAAGGTAATACACCATCATGGCTAAAATCGATTTTAGGATCAGGTGAATGTTTATTCTACGAAGAGACAACAGTAGATccaaagaataaaattatgACATTAAAGacaaagaatttaaatttcacAAATATATTAGGTGTCGATGAAGTTTGCACCTATGAACAACATCCAGACAATGAGGAATGGACTCTCTTTACTCAAGAGGCAACCGTAACCTCATCAATTTTCGGTGTTGCACGTAAAATGGAAGCTTTTTGTCTCGATCGTTTCGTTGCAAACGCTGGTAAAGGTCGTAAGATCATGGAAGATACAATCATTAAAGTTCAAAAAGAAGCCGAAGAATCTTTAGCCTCTTTCGATAAAACTTTTACCTCAATAAAACATGAAGCTGAACAAAGTTTTGAAAAAGCTTTTTCAACTGCCGAAGATATTTTACCAATCATTAAATTAGATGATAAACAATCACAAACTACTCAAAATacacaatcaaataataataaaaagaaataa
- the xpnpep1 gene encoding Xaa-Pro aminopeptidase 1: MQRVLNKIISKDTINTMGKVAISKKVEKLRTFMKDQSLSAYIVPSEDAHQSEYICVKDKRREYISGFSGSAGCVVITLDNQLLWTDGRYWLQAEKELESNWKIMKDRVVGEPTIQDWLLSNLNKENKVGIDSRLISKGYYDSMKLVLKEKSIDIKFDEDGENLIDKVRESFKDEEEIPEYPKNSIFFLEDKFTGKQSNEKLKEIREEMKKQSADLMVVSALDEIAWLLNLRGSDISFNPVFLSYVVVEHEKVTLFVDESKLNDKTKSQLPSGIAISPYSSVFEYLRNSDKQGKKIWIDPRSSVALYNCVSISNLLEKINPILLSKAIKNETEIQGMKNAHIRDAVALIQFLAWMEEEIVEKSDETSHTEYSVCEKLEGFRRQQTDFVSLSFDTISSINANGAIIHYKPDETTSATIVKGMYLVDSGAQYLDGTTDVTRTLHYGKPTQHEIDCYTRVLRGHVGLSLLKFPNRVNGRDIDCVARTHLWSVGLDYAHGTGHGVGSFLNVHEGPQGISYRAIANPTNLQAGMTLTNEPGYYESGNFGIRIENVMIVAPVTTQFNNGKFIGFDNITLVPYERKLINLEMLTKDEINFINDYYKEIGEKILPLIEKTNNQKSINWLKNQIKPL; encoded by the exons atgcaaagagttttaaataaaattatttcaaaagataCAATTAATACTATGGGTAAAGTAGCAATTtctaaaaaagttgaaaaactTAGAACCTTTATGAAGGATCAATCATTATCAGCCTATATTGTACCAAGTGAAGATGCACATCAAAGTGAATATATTTGTGTTAAAGATAAAAGAAGAGAATATATTAGTGGATTCAGTGGTAGTGCTGGTTGTGTTGTAATCACATTagataatcaattattatggACTGATGGTCGTTATTGGTTACAAGCtgaaaaagaattagaatcaaattggaaaataatgaaagatCGTGTTGTTGGTGAACCAACAATTCAAGATTGGTTATTATct aatttaaataaagaaaataaagttGGTATTGATAGTagattaatttcaaaaggtTATTATGATAGTATGAAATTAGTATTAAAAgagaaatcaattgatattaaatttgatgaagatggtgaaaatttaattgataaagttAGAGAAAGTTTTAAAGATGAAGAGGAAATACCAGAGTATCCAAAGAAttcaattttctttttagaGGATAAATTCACAGGTAAACAATCCAatgagaaattaaaagagattAGAGAAGAGATGAAGAAACAATCAGCTGATTTAATGGTGGTTTCAGCATTGGATGAAATCGCTtggttattaaatttaagaGGTTCAGATATCTCTTTTAATCCAGTGTTTTTATCATATGTTGTAGTTGAACATGAAAAAGTTACACTTTTCGTTGACGAGagtaaattaaatgataaaactAAATCACAATTACCAAGTGGTATTGCAATTTCACCATATAGTTCagtttttgaatatttaagaAACTCTGATAAACAAGGTAAAAAGATTTGGATTGATCCACGTTCAAGTGTAGCTTTGTATAATTGtgtatcaatttcaaatttactcGAAAAGATTAACCCAATTCTATTGTCAAAagcaattaaaaatgaaactgAAATTCAAGGTATGAAGAATGCACATATTCGTGATGCCGTTGCATTGATTCAATTCTTGGCATGGATGGAAGAGGAGATCGTAGAGAAATCTGATGAAACTTCTCATACTGAATATAGTGTATGTGAGAAATTGGAAGGTTTCCGTCGTCAACAAACTGATTTCGTTAGTCTTTCATTCGAtacaatttcatcaataaaTGCAAATGGTGCAATCATTCACTATAAACCAGATGAAACTACATCGGCTACAATTGTGAAAGGAATGTATTTGGTCGATAGTGGTGCACAATATTTGGATGGTACCACTGATGTAACTCGTACACTTCACTATGGTAAACCAACTCAACATGAAATCGATTGTTATACTCGTGTATTACGTGGTCATGTTGGTTTAAGTCTTTTGAAATTTCCAAATCGTGTAAATGGTCGTGATATCGATTGTGTTGCTAGAACTCATCTTTGGTCGGTTGGTTTGGATTATGCTCATGGAACTGGTCATGGTGTTGGTTCCTTCTTAAATGTTCACGAAGGTCCACAAGGTATCTCTTATCGTGCAATCGCCAACCCAACCAATCTTCAAGCTGGTATGACATTAACCAATGAACCAGGTTATTATGAATCTGGTAATTTTGGTATCCGTATTGAAAATGTTATGATTGTTGCACCAGTTACAACTCAATTCAATAATGGTAAATTCATTGGTTTTGATAATATCACTTTAGTACCATATGAAcgtaaattaattaatttagaaaTGTTAACAAAAGATGAAATTAACTTTATcaatgattattataaagaaattggtgaaaaaattttaccattaattgaaaaaacaaataatcaaaaatcaattaattggttaaagaatcaaattaaaccattataa
- a CDS encoding hypothetical protein (Similar to Dictyostelium discoideum (Slime mold). CIGB protein) — MNNDIILDSNNTKCTHHTNKKLKLLCLDCKLIPCCIQCISQDGEHHGHKTNSIDSIATSNILKMMNLFKNDIIPKLKETIENDKQIINESENIYNEIKQQYENNKSLVTDEFNKFHKILQIIQLNIERQLKTTFDQNTLINTTINSSINNKNNNQNNNNNNNNNNNNNNNNNNNNNNNNNNNNNNNNNNNNNNNEDNNNNYGINIESISYKLDNLNDTHFQYYDENQIYNWLENEEIYQLIKKYQQSSTIVNNKNNIDNLNKLKEYDNQSIIFNNKIIDDIKNNLNLIYKFDNNNNNNQNNKNNINIIENNINSIYNNNNKKSVNIMENNNSINNNNNNNNNKNNNNKNEKLKIEIDENNFKFIRSKCWYGIYYIYSENCEFSKYKDIKSIAFGEDCGSLLKFKLKANLKRVMLLDGFKESLEPGVLPNSIRYLEIGDIKTPLLVGSIPSTVINLTFNDGFNQSLEPGIIPYNQGNNERILSYVPVEGVQNLTLHNIKSELNIGSIPGSVEQLTLKDGFSQTLKPGVIPKSVKNVILYEITKPLIIGSIPNTVSTIYFYKGFNQLLTAGIIPEGVQRLVFHQVKDLLIEGSIPKSIHLLCFENGFNQIISPGIITNGVCKLVLGEIIQPLLVNSIPNSVTNLHINIRFNQALTPGIIPNSIKVLTLDSVNRQLVEGSIPKTIQKIILNENIEPSSLDVCKLDKSVQILKRNFNLL; from the exons atgaataatgacATAATATTAGATAGTAACAATACCAAATGTACACATcacacaaataaaaaacttaaacTTTTATGTTTAGATTGTAAATTAATTCCATGTTGTATTCAATGTATTTCTCAAGATGGTGAACACCATGGTCATAAAACAAATTCTATAGATTCAATAGCAACATCAAATATTCTTaaaatgatgaatttatttaaaaatgatatcattccaaaattaaaagaaacaatagaaaatgataaacaaataatcaatgaatctgaaaatatttataatgaaattaaacaacaatatgaaaataataaaagtttagTAAcagatgaatttaataaatttcataaaatacttcaaattattcaattaaatattgaaaggCAATTAAAAACAACATTTGATCAAAATACATTAATTAATACTACTATTAATTCatcaatcaataataaaaataataatcaaaataataataataataataataataataataataataataataataataataataataataataataataataataataataataataataataataataataataataataataatgaggataataataataattatggtATTAATATAGAATCAATAAGTTATAAATTAGATAACCTTAATGATACTCACTTTCAATATTAtgatgaaaatcaaatttacaattggcttgaaaatgaagaaatttatcaattaattaaaaaatatcaacaatcatcaacaatagtaaataataaaaataatattgataatttaaataaattaaaagaatatgataatcaatcaataatattcaataataaaataattgatgatattaaaaataatttaaatttaatttataaatttgataataataataataacaaccaaaataataaaaacaatattaatattatagagaacaatataaatagtatatataataataataataaaaaaagtgttaATATTATGGAGAACAACAatagtataaataataataataataataataataataaaaataataataataaaaatgaaaaactaAAGATTGAAAtcgatgaaaataattttaaatttataaggAGTAAGT gtTGGTATGggatatattatatatattcaGAGAATtgtgaattttcaaaatataaagatataaaatcaattgcaTTTGGAGAAGATTGTGgtagtttattaaaatttaaattaaaagcaAATTTAAAGAGAGTTATGTTATTAGATGGATTTAAAGAAAGTTTAGAACCAGGTGTATTACCAAATAGTATTAGATATTTAGAAATAGGTGATATTAAAACACCATTACTAGTTGGATCAATACCATCAACTGTTATAAATTTAACATTTAATGATGGATTTAATCAATCATTAGAACCTGGTATTATTCCATATAATCAGGGAAATAATGAACGTATATTGTCATATGTACCCGTGGAAGGTGTACAAAACTTAACATTacataatattaaaagtgAACTAAACATTGGATCAATTCCAGGGTCAGTAGAACAATTGACACTAAAAGATGGATTCTCTCAAACATTAAAGCCAGGTGTTATTCCAAAAAGTGttaaaaatgtaatattaTACGAAATAACAAAACCATTAATAATCGGATCAATACCAAATACAGTTTCAACAATATACTTTTATAAAGGTTTTAACCAATTACTTACAGCAGGTATTATACCAGAAGGTGTTCAAAGATTAGTATTCCACCAAGTTAAGGACTTATTGATTGAAGGTTCAATTCCTAAATCGATTCATTTATTATGTTTCGAGAATGGtttcaatcaaataatatcaCCAGGTATAATTACTAATGGAGTGTGCAAGTTAGTTTTGGGAGAAATTATACAACCATTATTAGTGAATTCAATACCAAATTCTGTCACCAACTTGCATATCAATATTAGATTTAATCAAGCACTAACACCAGGAATCATTCCAAATTCAATAAAGGTATTAACATTAGACAGTGTAAATAGACAACTAGTTGAAGGATCAATaccaaaaacaattcaaaaaattattttaaatgaaaatattgaaccATCATCTTTAGATGTTTGTAAATTAGATAAATCTGtgcaaatattaaaaagaaattttaatttattataa
- a CDS encoding EXS domain-containing protein, which produces MKFGKYLESQVEANRYVDYKGIRKSLKRFKSEIESLNIHISELKAYNLNNATSKINSKQPSPTTATATTTTIGISSSNGGSNLLRNSISTSKFMNLSQTPLGSSTPMPSDQITAINTSKSILESMEQLKEIQDRLVKSLTDEVSKVNDFYMEREKEAQERFDKLKIQVPLYLKSKEKQRRENEKELNDHDELLSYSESYHYSKKKNKLNNNNNNNNNNNNNNNNTTSPPPLSHDQQHLQQPEIKRINQHHAVLNLTPIKSTPLSPKQQDGSSKKEVKISLLSSPILEEEEEEEEEEDDNIHDQDPEVIEMATVYHYDEDELEEVLSDNCNDNGASDEFNGSVNNNGAGSGGGGNNNSSSELNLTFDIIGSKISKSLKEISTHVVKPTTTFFQPLGDRAKRFMSMGKQKSDEALLKEAFREYYHFLVILKNYQVINYTGFVKIIKKSEKNTGLSIGSQVMSFIESQQFRQSKKIERLTSSIEKIHSELFNNGKIRDARKQLRNSEHVSQQSPTISNFFSGVCAGWTSALLMLIYYFIYTKEFDDFVRFSSIYNVYSAFGLVLLWAFIFGIDCWVWTKSHVHYSFIFELSKNKFNHVKIFQAVTLLSVMWITSIGVYMWQSVSGDDFPFPFVPPEYNPLVLFGAYMLILVCPFNIFQLSVRKWFLNTVFRVLTAPIKSVKFKDFFMGDQLSSLVLMIVQFAQFVCFYTYDVYRPEHSGGCIRYARYFNPFISGLPAYCRLMQCFRRYYDSYDSTTGKGDTVHLRNAVKYSLSIVVVVCSTLDGFFSGDSGWHSPYRLIWVVAGVSNSMYSYWWDLICDWSIVVRPKGQHWNPFKWTLRKRRMYQPTFVYYFAIFSNLGFRTTWTFTKSLPQLTNILPSYKLVVVIGIIEILRRGQWNIFRLENEHLNNCGKFRVTREIPLPYQIRDNEN; this is translated from the exons atgaaatttggtAAATACCTCGAAAGCCAGGTGGAGGCAA ATCGTTATGTTGATTATAAAGGAATtagaaaatcattaaaaaggtttaaaagtgaaattgaatcattaaatatACATATAAGTGAATTAAAAgcatataatttaaataatgcaacctcaaaaatcaattcaaaacaACCAAGTCCAACAACAGCAactgcaacaacaacaacaattggtattagtagtagtaatggtGGTAGTAATTTATTAAGAAATAGTATATCAACAAGTAAATTCATGAACTTATCACAAACACCACTTGgatcatcaacaccaatgCCAAGTGACCAAATTACAGCAATCAATACAAGTAAATCAATATTAGAATCTATGGAACAACTTAAAGAGATTCAAGATAGGTTAGTTAAATCTTTAACTGATGAAGTATCAAAAGTAAATGATTTCTATAtggaaagagaaaaagaagcACAAGAaagatttgataaattaaaaattcaagtaccattatatttaaaatcaaaagagaAACAAAGaagagaaaatgaaaaagaattaaatgatCATGATGAACTTTTATCATATTCTGAATCTTACCATTattcaaagaaaaagaataaattaaataataataataataataataataataataataataataataataatacaacttcaccaccaccattatcacaTGACCAACAACACTTACAACAAccagaaattaaaagaattaatcaACATCATGCtgtattaaatttaacaccaattaaaagtacaccattatcaccaaaaCAACAAGATGGTTCATCAAAGAAAGAAGTTAAAATTagtttattatcatcaccaattttagaggaagaagaagaggaagaagaggaagaagatgataataTTCATGATCAAGATCCTGAAGTCATTGAAATGGCAACAGTTTATCattatgatgaagatgaattgGAAGAGGTTTTATCTGATAATtgtaatgataatggtgcaagtgatgaatttaatggtagtgttaataataatggtgctggtagtggtggtggtggtaataataatagttcaagtgaattaaatttaacatttGATATAATTGGTAGTAAAATTAGTAAaagtttaaaagaaattagtaCACATGTTGttaaaccaacaacaacattttTTCAACCACTTGGTGATAGAGCAAAGAGATTTATGTCAATGGGTAAACAAAAGAGTGATGAAGCATTGTTGAAAGAGGCATTTAGAGagtattatcattttttagtgattttaaagaattatcaaGTTATAAATTATACTGGTTTTGtaaagattattaaaaagtcTGAAAAGAATACAGGTCTTTCAATAGGGTCACAAGTGATGTCATTTATTGAATCTCAACAATTTAGACAGTCTAAAAAGATTGAACGTTTGAcatcatcaattgaaaagatTCATTCAGAgttatttaataatggtaagATTAGAGATGCAAGAAAACAATTACGTAACTCTGAACATGTTTCACAACAGTCACCAACTATATCAAACTTTTTCAGTGGTGTTTGTGCAGGTTGGACTAGCgcattgttgatgttgatttaCTACTTTATCTACACCAAGGAGTTTGACGATTTCGTCAGGTTCTCTTCGATTTACAATGTTTACAGTGCGTTTGGGTTGGTGCTGCTGTGGGCGTTCATATTCGGTATAGATTGCTGGGTTTGGACGAAATCGCATGTTCATTACAGttttatatttgaattgtcaaaaaataaattcaaccatgttaaaatatttcaaGCGGTGACTCTATTGTCAGTGATGTGGATTACGAGTATTGGTGTATACATGTGGCAGTCGGTGAGTGGTGATGACTTTCCATTCCCATTCGTGCCACCGGAATATAACCCATTGGTATTGTTTGGTGCGTATATGTTGATATTGGTTTGTCCATTCAATATCTTTCAATTGTCTGTTAGAAAATGGTTTTTAAATACAGTGTTTAGGGTATTGACTGCACCAATTAAGTCTGTTAAATTCAAGGATTTCTTTATGGGTGACCAGTTGAGTAGTTTAGTATTGATGATTGTCCAATTCGCTcagtttgtttgtttttacACTTATGATGTTTACAGACCTGAGCATAGTGGAGGGTGTATTCGATATGCACGTTATTTCAATCCATTCATATCTGGTTTACCAGCATATTGCCGTCTAATGCAATGTTTCAGACGTTACTATGACAGTTATGACAGCACCACTGGTAAGGGTGACACTGTACATCTCAGAAATGCCGTTAAatattcattatcaattgtaGTGGTGGTTTGCTCAACTTTGGATGGTTTCTTCTCTGGTGACAGTGGTTGGCATTCACCATATAGATTAATTTGGGTAGTTGCAGGTGTATCGAATTCAATGTATTCCTATTGGTGGGATTTAATATGTGATTGGAGTATTGTAGTTAGACCAAAAGGTCAACATTGGAACCCATTCAAATGGACTCTTAGAAAGAGAAGAATGTATCAACCTACCTTTGTTTACTATTTTGCAATCTTTTCAAATCTTGGATTTAGAACAACTTGGACCTTTACAAAATCATTACCACAATTAACAAACATTTTACCATCTTATAAATTAGTTGTCGTAATTGGTATTATTGAAATCCTAAGAAGAGGTCAATGGAATATTTTTAGATTAGAAAAtgaacatttaaataattgtggTAAATTTAGAGTAACAAGAGAAATACCATTACCCTATCAAATTagagataatgaaaattaa
- a CDS encoding centrosomal protein 55 kDa, which yields MNNINNDPFKTPKFKRPLTVDKYPLNKINNTNNNNNNNNNNFTNHQPQQQSQPQQQQNVNNNDIETPTQNENITIINEIEKEKFKKQIEELIKEIQIIKQETENDWRIKENELRNEIQSITKQYDNLKEFSNTQDQLIKNQYFEIEKQSQKSYQQSMEVERLLKKSQSQEQQIITLLETTDKNKRFSSDLLIKNAQLNERILELENRITKYEDGTISITDNEKQIRQQLSDYKLKLQDLHQQNQRLQATQREQSNQKSKSEQTLQTTLSEKLNEINALSLQIDFLELKLQNSETKLAESINILNEYDQTIKNFEDTQKQKDQEFNQILQINENLKLQIHETEFKYRQLLNENSNINNNNNNQSILFQAKKEIKSISQELIYIKELLKMIDSTIILPKNLKQRQSSSIFDNLENYNNTPPPDPNDLLSMMKFIREELYSINLSINKKCSELLQIHNSNQEFNINPSNCSFQ from the coding sequence atgaataatataaataatgatcCATTTAAAACACCGAAATTTAAAAGACCTTTAACAGTTGATAAATACCccttaaataaaataaataatactaataataataataataacaataacaataacttTACAAATcatcaaccacaacaacaatcacaaccacaacaacaacaaaatgtaaataataatgatatagaAACACCAactcaaaatgaaaatataacaataataaatgaaattgaaaaagaaaaatttaaaaaacaaattgaagaattaattaaagaaattcaaattattaaacaaGAAACTGAAAATGATTGGAGAATTAAAGAGAATGAATTAAGGAATGAAATCCAATCAATAACTAAACAGtatgataatttaaaggaattttcaaatacacaagatcaattaataaagaatcaaTACTTTGAAATTGAGAAACAATCTCAAAAATCCTATCAACAATCTATGGAGGTAGAGAGACTGTTAAAGAAATCCCAATCACAGGAACAACAAATCATAACATTATTAGAGACCACCGATAAGAATAAACGGTTTTCAAGTGATTTACTCATAAAGAATGCACAATTAAATGAAAGAATATTAGAACTTGAGAATAGAATTACAAAATATGAAGATGGTACAATATCAATCACtgataatgaaaaacaaattcGACAGCAATTATCAGactataaattaaaactgCAAGATCTtcatcaacaaaatcaaagatTACAAGCCACACAACGTGaacaatcaaatcaaaaatcaaaatctgaACAAACACTACAAACAACACTATCTGAGAAATTGAATGAAATTAATGCACTCTCTTtacaaattgattttttagaattaaaattacaaaattctGAAACTAAATTAGCAGAATCTATAAACATCTTGAACGAATATGACCaaactataaaaaattttgaagatactcaaaaacaaaaagatcaagaatttaatcaaattttacaaattaatgaaaatttaaaattacaaattcatGAAACtgaatttaaatatagacaacttttaaatgaaaatagtaatataaataataataataataatcaatcaattctATTTCAAgctaaaaaagaaataaaatcaatttcacaagaattaatttatattaaagaattattaaaaatgattgattcaactataattttaccaaaaaatttaaaacaaagacaatcatcttcaatttttgataatcttgaaaattataataatactcCACCACCTGATCCAAATGATCTATTATCAATGATGAAATTTATAAGAGAAGAATTatattcaataaatttatctataaataaaaaatgtagtgaattattacaaattcataattcaaatcaagaatttaatataaatccATCAAATTGTtcatttcaataa